ATATTATCTGCCCAGCCTGAGTCCTGAATATTTATGACCCAGACAGGAATTTTATTCTCGCGGAAAATTGCGAATGCTGCCGTGTCCATTACTTTAATATCGCGTGAGATTGCTTCATTATAAGTAAGTTCGGGAATAAATTTTGCGTCAGAAAACTTTTCCGGATCCTTGTCATAGATTCCATTGACCTTAGTACCCTTTATAACGCAGTCGAGTCCGAGTTCAGAAGCACGCAGAGCCGCCGCCGTATCAGTCGAGAAAAACGGATGTCCGGTCCCCGCCGCAAAAATTACGACATTCCCCGACGCAAGAAAATCTCTAGCGCGTTCACGATTATATAAATCAGCAATAGGGGGCATTCCTACAGCAGATAAAATTTTCACGGGAATATTCAAATTTGCAAGAGCTGCTTTTACTGCTAGTGCATTCATGACAGTTCCAAGCATACCCATTGAATCAATTATTACGCGGTCAAGTCCGTAATCAAGCGCATCACGTCCGCGTAACATATTACCTCCGCCGATTACAAGTGAAAGCTCAAAGCCTGCATCACGAATCTTTGCTAAATTTTCCGCGAAATCCTGAACGACTCCGAAATCAAATCCTGAGTGCTTATCCCCTGCAAGCACTTCACCAGAGAGCTTTAATAATATACGTCTGAATCTGGGCATTATATCAGCCTCCGTTCATAAATTACAAAAATACCCGGCGCGAATTAACACACCGGGCAAAATTTTTTATTACTCGCCTATAGCAAAACGTGCAAAACGCTTCACTGTAATTTTTGTGCCGAGCTTCTTTCCGACCTCAGCAAGCAAATCTTTTATTTTCTTGTCAGAATCTCTAATATATTCCTGTTCGAGCAAAC
The Synergistaceae bacterium genome window above contains:
- a CDS encoding UMP kinase — translated: MPRFRRILLKLSGEVLAGDKHSGFDFGVVQDFAENLAKIRDAGFELSLVIGGGNMLRGRDALDYGLDRVIIDSMGMLGTVMNALAVKAALANLNIPVKILSAVGMPPIADLYNRERARDFLASGNVVIFAAGTGHPFFSTDTAAALRASELGLDCVIKGTKVNGIYDKDPEKFSDAKFIPELTYNEAISRDIKVMDTAAFAIFRENKIPVWVINIQDSGWADNIINGINTGTILKED